The following are encoded in a window of Ruminiclostridium herbifermentans genomic DNA:
- a CDS encoding extracellular solute-binding protein, whose protein sequence is MIQMKFKWKNKICLKLLALFLLTALMSGIIQVPKVLAETEDTIVLRVGSWEEYIDQGDWGEDEEVDLESETITSENGLISDFEEWYFDTFGKHVKVEYSTFGTNEDLYSKLILGEAYDIVCPSEYMFSKLLKENMLEPLSKDFFDTSNEYNYYTNGVSPFIKELFEKNKIDGKPWSDYAAGYMWGTMGIVYNPDEVDEDDVSGWDILVNPKYAKRVTIKDSVRESYFPALAILNKDLLLTKEFRENKDYYENLAKAMNDTRPETIEKVEDLLQRIRQNVYSFETDSGKADMITGKIVANVQWSGDGAYAMEQAEEEGYYLYYSVPEECTNLWLDGWVMLKSGIAGNSDRKKAAEAFINFISRADNAIRNMYYIGYTSCISGGNNPLIYEYVKWKFEAEDESDAVEYPMGYFFSGDDADENYNLKTTEDYSKRLLFVQYPPKEVIDRSAIMGYMSDDVTSQLNQMWINVRCFNFDQVPGKVWLWTLAIICLVILLILVWSYRYRIFRRVHKG, encoded by the coding sequence ATGATACAAATGAAATTTAAATGGAAAAATAAAATATGTTTAAAGCTTTTAGCCCTTTTCCTTCTTACGGCATTAATGTCCGGAATAATTCAGGTGCCGAAAGTTCTTGCTGAGACTGAGGATACGATAGTGCTTAGAGTTGGCAGCTGGGAAGAATATATTGACCAGGGAGACTGGGGCGAGGACGAAGAGGTGGACCTTGAAAGTGAAACTATTACCAGCGAGAACGGATTGATTTCAGATTTTGAGGAATGGTATTTTGATACCTTTGGAAAGCATGTGAAAGTGGAATACTCTACCTTTGGCACAAATGAGGACTTGTACAGTAAGCTTATTCTTGGTGAAGCTTATGATATAGTGTGTCCTTCAGAATATATGTTTTCAAAGCTTCTAAAGGAGAATATGCTTGAGCCTCTTTCAAAGGACTTTTTTGATACTTCAAATGAATACAATTATTATACAAATGGAGTTTCTCCTTTTATAAAGGAACTCTTTGAAAAAAATAAGATTGACGGAAAGCCTTGGAGCGACTATGCAGCGGGCTATATGTGGGGAACCATGGGAATAGTTTATAATCCTGATGAGGTTGATGAAGATGATGTATCCGGCTGGGATATTCTCGTCAATCCCAAGTATGCTAAAAGAGTCACTATTAAGGACAGCGTAAGAGAGTCCTATTTTCCTGCATTAGCTATTTTGAACAAGGACTTGCTGCTAACTAAGGAGTTCAGAGAGAACAAGGACTATTATGAGAATCTGGCTAAGGCTATGAATGACACTAGACCAGAGACTATCGAAAAGGTTGAGGATTTACTCCAAAGAATAAGGCAGAATGTATATTCTTTTGAGACAGACAGCGGTAAAGCTGATATGATTACTGGGAAAATAGTTGCAAATGTCCAATGGTCTGGAGATGGAGCTTATGCTATGGAACAGGCGGAAGAAGAGGGATATTACCTATATTACTCTGTTCCGGAGGAATGCACTAATCTTTGGCTAGATGGTTGGGTAATGCTAAAATCGGGCATTGCTGGTAATAGCGATAGAAAAAAGGCAGCAGAAGCATTTATTAATTTTATATCAAGAGCAGACAATGCCATTAGAAATATGTACTATATCGGCTATACTTCCTGTATTTCAGGAGGGAATAACCCCTTAATTTATGAATATGTCAAATGGAAGTTTGAGGCAGAGGATGAATCTGATGCAGTAGAATATCCAATGGGCTACTTCTTCAGCGGGGATGATGCTGATGAAAATTATAACCTCAAAACTACAGAGGATTATTCTAAACGCTTGCTTTTCGTCCAATATCCTCCCAAAGAGGTTATTGACAGAAGTGCGATAATGGGCTACATGTCCGACGATGTAACTTCGCAGCTAAATCAGATGTGGATTAATGTGAGGTGCTTTAACTTTGACCAGGTACCTGGGAAAGTGTGGTTATGGACACTAGCTATTATTTGCCTAGTGATACTTTTGATACTTGTATGGAGTTATCGCTATAGGATTTTCAGGAGGGTTCATAAAGGCTAG
- a CDS encoding methyl-accepting chemotaxis protein, translating into MERTVVHSSTVSDEMERKRELARKQAQDKVKARTLAKQQQLAERIAVATEQLASGIEEASSAAEELGATMQQIAKGANEASSAAEESRAAINQVDKASVIADKSAKESLEKVDIAKELIENTSNDIELMIKGIKESADTNMESVKLVGELEKQSNEVGEIVQAVVRIADQTNLLALNAAIEAARAGEHGKGFAVVADEVRNLAETSEKSARDIRELVNEIQSNVKIVVTDIESAGKAANDEVEKAKKTTADLIKINEEILLVQNGVMEVSQNAVDANKGAVNS; encoded by the coding sequence ATGGAAAGAACAGTTGTACATTCATCAACAGTTTCAGATGAAATGGAAAGAAAGAGAGAACTTGCAAGAAAGCAGGCACAAGATAAAGTAAAGGCAAGGACATTAGCAAAACAGCAGCAACTAGCTGAAAGGATTGCAGTAGCTACGGAACAACTGGCTTCAGGTATAGAAGAAGCAAGTAGTGCAGCTGAAGAATTAGGTGCAACTATGCAACAAATTGCTAAGGGAGCTAATGAAGCCTCTTCCGCAGCTGAAGAATCTAGAGCTGCAATCAATCAAGTTGACAAAGCGTCAGTTATTGCCGATAAAAGTGCAAAGGAATCTTTGGAAAAGGTAGATATTGCTAAGGAGCTAATTGAAAATACCTCAAATGATATTGAGTTAATGATTAAGGGTATTAAGGAATCTGCTGACACCAACATGGAGTCTGTTAAGCTGGTTGGGGAATTAGAGAAACAGTCAAACGAGGTTGGAGAAATTGTTCAAGCGGTTGTAAGAATCGCAGATCAGACAAATCTCCTTGCACTGAATGCAGCTATAGAAGCAGCAAGAGCTGGTGAACATGGAAAGGGCTTTGCTGTTGTTGCAGATGAAGTGAGGAATCTTGCTGAGACCTCTGAAAAGTCTGCTAGGGATATAAGAGAGCTTGTTAATGAAATTCAGAGTAATGTGAAGATTGTAGTGACTGATATTGAAAGTGCCGGCAAGGCTGCCAATGATGAAGTTGAAAAAGCTAAGAAAACTACAGCAGACCTTATAAAAATAAATGAAGAAATTTTATTGGTACAAAATGGTGTTATGGAGGTGTCCCAGAATGCAGTTGATGCAAACAAGGGAGCGGTGAATTCCTAG
- a CDS encoding AraC family transcriptional regulator produces MTYYELSLETPLKYDLTGKFQAPSPEWMHFSRQMENFELIVVTEGTAYFQFDEQFFDVCKGEFLLFPPLSKQSGYKSSSCGFYWLHFTIENSFKTVDFDELPLELPAEKLYIPQYGKVTNLEKIVVVMKHLQDSVRSYHNKLMNNYLCTAVLCELFCQFIEQNSPQNLNVKKKQLFYDIQDYIKWHRNTDIKVSDIAEHFGYNRRYLSEFFKNYSGFSLKQYIINEKIDLAKYLLCETNDNISNIAYSIGFNDNHSFMKRFKRTVGLTPTQYRDAYSKRLLFYK; encoded by the coding sequence ATGACATATTATGAACTTTCACTTGAGACTCCATTAAAATACGATTTAACAGGAAAATTTCAGGCACCATCTCCAGAGTGGATGCATTTTTCAAGACAGATGGAGAATTTTGAACTTATAGTTGTTACGGAGGGTACTGCTTATTTTCAGTTTGACGAGCAGTTTTTTGATGTATGTAAGGGTGAATTCTTACTTTTCCCGCCACTATCAAAACAATCTGGCTATAAAAGCAGCAGCTGTGGTTTTTATTGGCTGCACTTTACTATTGAGAACTCATTTAAAACAGTAGATTTCGATGAACTTCCGTTAGAACTGCCTGCCGAAAAATTATACATACCTCAATATGGCAAAGTAACAAATCTTGAAAAGATTGTAGTTGTTATGAAACATCTTCAGGATAGTGTCAGAAGTTATCATAACAAACTTATGAACAATTATTTATGTACAGCTGTTCTATGCGAATTATTCTGCCAGTTCATAGAACAAAATTCTCCTCAGAATTTGAATGTGAAGAAAAAGCAGCTCTTTTATGATATTCAGGATTATATAAAGTGGCACCGTAATACTGATATTAAGGTATCAGATATAGCAGAGCATTTTGGATATAATAGGCGATATTTATCTGAATTTTTTAAAAATTATTCAGGCTTTTCACTTAAGCAGTATATTATCAATGAAAAAATTGACCTTGCTAAATACCTGCTGTGCGAAACTAATGATAATATAAGCAATATAGCTTACAGCATAGGATTTAATGATAACCATAGCTTCATGAAAAGGTTCAAGAGAACGGTAGGACTAACACCTACACAATATAGAGATGCATACTCAAAAAGGTTATTATTTTATAAATAA
- a CDS encoding methyl-accepting chemotaxis protein encodes MQNKAFNELNAGAADLAQMAEDLKVSTDAQKSSESLAAASEELSANVEEANSTANEILKAMQQISSGAQAQAELTDKSALLAERLAVASKQMSERAGFSAEKIAELQKLLDINKTAVDDMIAGISSAAQTSLMAAKNIRSLEETTRRIDKIVDAIVNVTIQTNMLAVNGSIEAARAGEFGRGFSVVAGDIRALANESAENTDKIKDLVRGIQNQIQRVSADTDLSSKTSFAEVEKAKKTTHNLNVIEESMIKILNGAKDIQKGADESMIALEQARKGVEQIATAAQEASSGAQQASTAASEQAKGMQELAEAIEEISGLADELQNM; translated from the coding sequence ATGCAGAACAAAGCCTTTAACGAATTAAATGCAGGTGCAGCAGATCTTGCTCAGATGGCTGAGGATTTAAAGGTATCTACTGATGCACAGAAATCATCAGAGTCTCTTGCAGCAGCTTCAGAGGAATTATCAGCTAATGTAGAGGAGGCAAACTCTACAGCAAATGAAATATTAAAGGCTATGCAGCAAATATCAAGCGGTGCACAAGCTCAAGCAGAGTTAACTGATAAATCAGCATTGCTTGCAGAAAGATTGGCGGTAGCTTCAAAGCAGATGAGTGAGAGGGCAGGATTTTCTGCAGAAAAGATAGCTGAACTTCAAAAGCTTTTAGACATAAATAAAACAGCTGTAGATGATATGATTGCAGGGATATCTTCAGCGGCACAAACTTCACTTATGGCAGCAAAGAATATCAGAAGTCTTGAGGAAACTACACGTAGGATTGATAAAATCGTTGATGCTATTGTAAATGTTACTATTCAAACAAATATGCTAGCTGTAAATGGTTCTATTGAAGCAGCAAGAGCTGGAGAATTTGGAAGAGGTTTCTCTGTAGTTGCTGGAGATATAAGAGCACTTGCTAATGAGTCTGCAGAAAACACAGATAAGATAAAAGATCTTGTAAGAGGCATACAGAATCAAATTCAAAGGGTTTCAGCAGATACTGATTTATCAAGTAAAACCTCTTTTGCTGAGGTTGAAAAAGCAAAGAAGACTACTCATAACCTCAATGTAATTGAAGAAAGCATGATCAAAATCCTAAATGGAGCTAAGGATATTCAAAAGGGTGCAGATGAGTCCATGATAGCACTGGAGCAGGCTAGAAAAGGTGTTGAACAGATTGCAACTGCAGCTCAGGAAGCTAGCAGTGGTGCACAGCAAGCTTCAACTGCAGCATCTGAACAAGCAAAAGGAATGCAGGAACTTGCTGAAGCTATAGAAGAAATATCCGGTTTAGCTGATGAACTTCAGAATATGTAA
- a CDS encoding response regulator: protein MRQKYKVLIVDDEEGIVAALKNNLALEGYMIDNALNAEDAYLKIKKDKYHIVLADIEMPEMDGIELLKQIKSYDALTQVIMMTGSSTMDKILRSLEFGANDYILKPFISVDYVIQIIDYSIQKLERWRDSIVQVVK from the coding sequence ATGAGGCAGAAATACAAGGTTCTTATTGTAGATGACGAAGAAGGAATTGTTGCTGCTCTAAAAAATAACCTTGCGCTGGAAGGCTACATGATAGATAATGCATTAAATGCTGAAGATGCCTATTTAAAAATAAAAAAGGATAAGTACCATATAGTATTAGCTGATATTGAGATGCCTGAAATGGACGGTATTGAACTATTAAAGCAAATAAAAAGTTATGATGCATTAACGCAGGTTATAATGATGACAGGTTCCTCTACCATGGATAAAATTCTCAGATCCCTTGAGTTTGGAGCAAACGATTATATACTTAAACCTTTTATTAGCGTTGATTATGTGATTCAAATTATTGATTATTCTATACAAAAGCTGGAAAGATGGAGAGATTCAATTGTTCAAGTTGTAAAATGA
- a CDS encoding beta-L-arabinofuranosidase domain-containing protein — MFGIFKKSNSSLLFQILVLPLLLIFLSPSLVSAASVDKLQSFDMEQVKVTDAYLVNAFNKEISYLQSIDPNRLLAGYKQTAGLSTNYSKYGGWENTPLKGHTLGHYMSALAQAYKNTKDNPTVNADIKNRIDLIISELQACQNKRGDGYIYAESTAQFDVVEGKATGTLWAPWYTMHKIMAGLISIYELEGNPAALTVASNLGDWIYRRVNAWDSATQAKVLSVEYGGMNDCLFDLYKLTGKSTHLAAAKKFEEPSLLNAIASGNNILPGKHANTIIPKFIGAMNRYRTLGTSEASYLTAAQQFWNFVVRDHTYVTGGNSQWEAFRAAGKLDQYRDEVNNETCNSYNMLKLTRDLFKVTGDVKYADFYERSFINEILASQNPETGMTTYFKPMGTGYFKVFSKPFDNFWCCTGTGMENFTKLNDSIYFNSGTELYVNLYISSVLNWKEKGLVLTQTANVPLSDTVTFTIDSAPSSELKIKFRSPYWIAADKKVTVKVNGTTVNAPVTNGYIDISRVWNVGDKIEVTLPVEVQVSRCPDNLSVAAFTYGPVVLCAGLGSESMTTSSVGWNVTTATKTVSVKDTININSSTSASLDDWLANINKYLIQTPGKMEFKLKETDADNSLVFTPYYSKYTGRYGIYFTFKGSFTGPRNPFSRIEAESYNAQSGIQDVTCDEGTGAIGYIENGDYAVYKNMDFDSAVVGFIARTSSAENDGKIEIRLDSINGPLVGTCPVKKTGGWQIFTDSECSVSEISGKHDVYLKFTGGSGYLFNINWFKFIKEDIAPVLIGDLNGDNSVDATDFALMKMYLLGITDDFPVQNDLEAGDLNKDNVIDALDFAMFKQYLLGGTELN; from the coding sequence ATGTTTGGAATATTTAAAAAGTCAAATAGTTCGTTACTGTTTCAAATACTTGTACTGCCATTGTTATTAATTTTTCTGTCACCTTCGCTAGTGTCAGCGGCAAGCGTTGACAAGCTTCAATCATTTGATATGGAGCAAGTTAAAGTGACTGATGCATATTTAGTAAACGCATTCAACAAAGAAATATCATACTTGCAATCTATTGATCCTAACCGTTTGTTAGCTGGTTATAAGCAAACTGCTGGCTTATCAACAAATTACAGTAAGTATGGCGGCTGGGAAAACACTCCTCTTAAAGGGCATACATTGGGTCATTATATGTCTGCATTAGCGCAAGCATATAAAAACACTAAGGATAATCCTACAGTAAATGCAGATATAAAAAATAGGATTGATCTTATTATTTCTGAATTGCAGGCATGTCAAAATAAGAGGGGTGATGGATATATATATGCTGAATCTACAGCCCAATTTGATGTTGTTGAGGGAAAAGCAACTGGTACACTATGGGCTCCTTGGTATACAATGCATAAGATAATGGCGGGGCTTATTTCAATTTACGAATTAGAAGGTAATCCTGCTGCGTTAACCGTAGCAAGCAATTTAGGAGATTGGATTTATAGAAGAGTTAATGCTTGGGATTCTGCAACGCAGGCCAAAGTATTAAGTGTTGAATATGGAGGAATGAATGATTGTTTATTTGACCTATACAAGCTGACTGGCAAAAGTACTCATTTAGCAGCAGCTAAAAAATTCGAAGAACCTTCTTTGCTTAATGCAATTGCTTCAGGAAATAATATATTGCCAGGTAAACATGCAAATACAATAATACCTAAGTTTATTGGTGCAATGAATCGTTATCGTACATTAGGTACATCAGAAGCTTCTTATCTTACAGCTGCACAACAATTTTGGAACTTTGTAGTAAGGGATCATACATATGTTACAGGCGGAAATAGTCAATGGGAGGCCTTCAGAGCTGCAGGAAAACTCGATCAATACCGTGACGAAGTAAATAACGAAACCTGTAATTCATATAATATGTTAAAACTAACCCGTGACCTATTTAAAGTAACTGGGGATGTTAAATATGCTGATTTTTACGAAAGATCATTTATAAATGAAATTCTAGCTTCTCAAAATCCTGAAACAGGTATGACAACATATTTTAAGCCAATGGGAACAGGATATTTTAAAGTATTCAGTAAGCCATTTGATAATTTCTGGTGTTGTACAGGAACTGGTATGGAGAATTTCACAAAATTAAATGATAGTATATACTTTAATAGTGGGACGGAATTATATGTAAATCTGTATATCAGTTCGGTTCTGAATTGGAAAGAAAAAGGGCTTGTATTAACACAAACGGCGAATGTTCCTTTATCTGATACAGTAACCTTTACAATTGATAGTGCTCCTTCCTCTGAACTTAAAATCAAATTCAGATCACCTTATTGGATTGCTGCTGATAAAAAGGTAACAGTTAAAGTAAATGGTACAACTGTTAACGCTCCAGTAACCAATGGCTATATTGATATAAGCAGAGTTTGGAATGTAGGAGATAAGATTGAGGTAACCCTTCCTGTCGAGGTACAGGTGTCAAGGTGCCCTGATAATCTAAGTGTAGCAGCTTTCACCTATGGCCCAGTTGTGCTATGTGCAGGACTTGGAAGTGAAAGTATGACTACATCTTCTGTTGGCTGGAATGTAACAACAGCTACAAAAACCGTTTCAGTTAAGGATACAATTAACATAAATTCTTCTACATCTGCAAGTTTAGATGACTGGCTTGCTAATATTAATAAATATTTAATTCAGACACCTGGAAAGATGGAATTTAAATTAAAGGAAACAGATGCGGATAATAGTTTAGTGTTTACTCCTTATTATTCAAAATATACAGGACGTTATGGTATTTACTTTACGTTTAAAGGTTCTTTTACAGGCCCAAGAAATCCATTTTCCAGGATTGAAGCAGAAAGCTATAATGCGCAGTCAGGTATTCAGGATGTAACCTGTGATGAAGGAACAGGTGCTATAGGATATATAGAAAATGGAGATTATGCAGTTTACAAAAATATGGATTTTGATAGTGCTGTAGTAGGCTTTATTGCAAGAACCTCCAGTGCTGAAAATGACGGTAAAATCGAGATTAGACTTGATAGTATTAACGGACCTTTGGTAGGAACATGTCCGGTTAAGAAAACAGGTGGATGGCAGATATTTACTGATTCTGAGTGCAGTGTCAGCGAAATAAGCGGGAAGCATGATGTTTACTTGAAATTTACAGGAGGAAGCGGATACTTATTCAACATTAATTGGTTTAAATTTATCAAAGAAGATATAGCACCAGTACTTATAGGAGACCTCAATGGAGATAATTCTGTTGATGCAACAGACTTTGCTTTGATGAAAATGTATCTTCTTGGAATAACTGATGACTTTCCTGTTCAAAACGACCTAGAGGCAGGTGACTTAAATAAGGATAATGTTATTGATGCCCTTGATTTTGCAATGTTCAAGCAATATCTATTAGGTGGCACTGAGTTAAATTGA
- a CDS encoding DUF4256 domain-containing protein, translating into MNRHKGFEWDKIQARLESNADKLWSLKEMERTGGEPDVIDYDKETGEYIFYDCSSESPKGRRSICYDREAQESRKEHKPKNNALDMAAAMGVEILTEEQYRRLQKLGSFDLKTSSWVKTPDYIRRLGGAIFCDRRYDTVFVYHNGADSYYGARGFRSLLKV; encoded by the coding sequence ATGAATCGCCATAAAGGCTTTGAATGGGATAAAATTCAAGCAAGGTTGGAATCTAATGCTGATAAACTTTGGTCACTCAAAGAAATGGAAAGAACAGGCGGTGAGCCTGATGTCATTGATTATGATAAAGAAACTGGAGAATATATTTTTTATGATTGTTCATCGGAAAGTCCTAAAGGCCGCAGAAGTATTTGTTATGACCGTGAAGCGCAGGAATCAAGGAAAGAACATAAGCCAAAAAATAATGCACTCGATATGGCTGCTGCTATGGGTGTTGAAATTTTAACGGAAGAACAATATCGAAGGTTGCAGAAGCTGGGGAGTTTCGACCTGAAGACATCTAGTTGGGTGAAAACACCTGACTATATTAGGAGGCTTGGTGGCGCAATCTTTTGTGACCGTCGCTACGACACTGTCTTTGTATACCATAATGGAGCGGATTCTTACTATGGCGCAAGAGGATTCCGTAGTTTGCTTAAAGTATAA
- a CDS encoding response regulator, with protein MTSILIVDDAAFIRLQLRQMLERNGYNVVGEAANGKEAIVKIKELDPDIVTLDITMPEMDGLECMEEINKINNKPSVIMVSAMGQEVYVQKAIMSGAKGFIVKPYKEETVIKNLNKFKK; from the coding sequence ATGACATCAATATTAATTGTGGATGATGCTGCTTTTATAAGACTTCAGTTAAGGCAGATGCTTGAAAGAAACGGTTATAATGTTGTTGGCGAGGCAGCTAATGGCAAAGAAGCAATAGTTAAGATTAAGGAATTAGACCCTGATATTGTTACTCTTGATATAACAATGCCCGAAATGGATGGACTTGAGTGTATGGAAGAAATTAATAAGATAAATAACAAACCTTCTGTTATTATGGTCTCTGCTATGGGACAGGAAGTTTATGTACAAAAGGCTATCATGAGTGGGGCCAAGGGATTTATTGTTAAGCCTTATAAAGAAGAGACTGTTATAAAAAATCTAAATAAATTCAAAAAATAA
- a CDS encoding chemotaxis protein CheW, with protein sequence MATGINNTSFTERQLVTFLLGEDEFGADIMDVKEIIRVPEITKVPNAPSYVEGACNLRGNVLPIIDGRTRFSIDRKDKDESSRVIVIDVNGKATGVVVDKVSEVMRVNTADIEEPPMIVKNIDADYLNGVVKLDNGNRLVMLLDVVRALSVSNEKDKNNAYNESVNMNKVFQASADSESIEEEQLVSFLLDNEEYAIGIMRVKEIIRVPQIIKVPNCENYIEGVVSIRNNLLPIISLRAYFGMGHVDINDHTRILVVDMGNFTAGIMVDKISEVLRVPTSIIQPPPKFSAQSGEQLKGIAKLNDGRRMILILEPSELVSADEISAISAGITNQEMNDGENSIEKQILDEEKLVTFKLDMEEYGVKIANVQEINRMTEVTKIPRAPYYIEGIVNLRGNVIPALDLRRLFNLSEKQETDATRIIIVDFDGKRTGIIVDSVSEVLRVEKTLIESPPDILNNGIDSAYVEGVGKLENGKRMILILDISKVLSFS encoded by the coding sequence ATGGCTACTGGTATAAATAATACCAGCTTTACAGAACGCCAGCTAGTTACCTTCCTGCTAGGAGAAGATGAATTTGGGGCTGATATCATGGATGTAAAGGAAATCATTAGAGTTCCTGAAATCACAAAAGTACCCAATGCTCCTAGTTATGTTGAAGGTGCTTGTAACTTAAGGGGTAATGTGCTGCCAATTATTGATGGAAGAACTAGGTTTAGTATTGACAGGAAGGATAAGGATGAAAGCAGTAGAGTTATTGTAATAGATGTAAATGGTAAAGCTACTGGAGTGGTTGTTGATAAAGTATCGGAGGTAATGAGAGTAAATACTGCAGATATTGAAGAACCACCAATGATAGTAAAAAATATTGACGCAGATTATCTTAATGGTGTAGTAAAGCTTGATAATGGGAACAGGCTTGTTATGCTATTGGACGTTGTTAGGGCTTTAAGTGTAAGTAATGAAAAAGATAAAAATAATGCCTATAACGAAAGTGTTAATATGAACAAGGTCTTCCAAGCTTCTGCTGACTCTGAATCTATTGAGGAAGAACAGTTGGTATCTTTTCTTTTGGATAATGAGGAATATGCTATTGGAATCATGAGAGTCAAAGAAATCATACGTGTACCTCAAATTATTAAGGTTCCTAATTGTGAAAATTATATTGAGGGTGTTGTTTCAATACGTAACAATTTGCTTCCAATAATAAGCCTTAGAGCCTATTTTGGGATGGGACATGTAGATATTAATGACCATACAAGAATACTTGTGGTTGATATGGGTAATTTTACAGCAGGAATTATGGTGGACAAGATTTCAGAGGTATTGAGAGTACCAACAAGTATTATACAACCTCCTCCTAAATTCTCTGCTCAAAGTGGAGAACAGCTTAAGGGAATAGCTAAGCTTAATGATGGTAGACGAATGATTCTTATACTCGAACCCTCAGAACTAGTTTCAGCTGATGAAATAAGTGCAATTAGTGCTGGTATAACAAATCAAGAAATGAATGATGGAGAAAACAGCATTGAAAAACAGATTCTTGATGAAGAGAAACTGGTTACTTTCAAACTAGATATGGAGGAGTATGGTGTAAAGATTGCCAATGTACAGGAAATCAATAGAATGACGGAGGTAACTAAAATACCGAGAGCTCCTTACTATATAGAGGGTATCGTAAATCTTAGAGGAAATGTAATTCCAGCATTGGATTTAAGGAGATTGTTCAACCTTTCTGAGAAGCAGGAGACTGATGCTACAAGAATAATAATTGTAGACTTCGATGGGAAAAGAACAGGAATTATTGTAGATTCTGTATCTGAAGTTTTAAGAGTTGAAAAGACGCTGATCGAATCTCCACCAGATATATTGAACAATGGAATTGACAGTGCTTATGTAGAAGGTGTAGGCAAACTAGAAAACGGTAAGAGAATGATTTTAATTCTGGATATAAGTAAAGTATTAAGTTTTAGTTAA
- a CDS encoding protein-glutamate methylesterase/protein-glutamine glutaminase translates to MIYTIVTAGDFVSEKIKVLIVDDSALMRKSLKEIIMTDTSMEVVGTARDGQDAIEKVRDLEPDVITMDINMPVMDGLTSMQYILSEFPEIPVIIISSLTEDGALTTFEALELGAFDYVAKPSGTVSSNLHIVGREIIQKIKLAYKGMNKKSIRDRVKRQQSIILPKKSLPLKKDLRVKDKSKVVAIGISTGGPSTLMEVLPMLPQDLKAAVVIVQHMPPSFTSSFAKRLNDACRIPIKEAEAGDVLQNGRGYLAPGGYQLVARGNGGILRLTNTPITVFMPSVNVMMESMLDAFGGENVVGVLMTGMGDDGVEAMIKIRNAGGVTIAEDESTAAVFGMPREAIERGGAEIVVPSYKIADAIIKAVNK, encoded by the coding sequence ATGATTTATACAATAGTTACGGCAGGTGATTTTGTGTCTGAAAAAATAAAAGTATTAATTGTAGATGATTCAGCACTTATGCGTAAATCGCTAAAAGAGATCATCATGACTGATACAAGTATGGAAGTAGTTGGTACAGCTAGAGATGGGCAGGATGCTATTGAAAAAGTACGTGACTTAGAGCCGGATGTAATTACTATGGACATCAACATGCCAGTTATGGATGGGTTAACCTCAATGCAATATATATTGTCTGAATTTCCGGAAATTCCTGTTATAATAATTAGCTCTTTAACTGAAGATGGTGCATTGACAACATTTGAAGCATTAGAATTAGGAGCATTTGATTATGTTGCAAAGCCTTCGGGAACAGTATCCTCTAATCTTCATATTGTTGGAAGAGAAATTATTCAAAAAATAAAACTAGCATATAAAGGTATGAATAAGAAGAGTATAAGAGATAGGGTTAAAAGACAGCAGAGTATTATATTACCTAAAAAGTCGTTGCCTTTAAAAAAAGATTTAAGAGTAAAAGATAAATCTAAGGTTGTAGCCATTGGGATTTCTACTGGAGGGCCGAGTACTTTAATGGAAGTACTTCCAATGTTACCACAGGATCTTAAAGCAGCAGTTGTAATTGTTCAGCATATGCCACCCTCTTTTACCTCATCTTTTGCAAAAAGGTTAAATGATGCATGTAGGATTCCTATTAAGGAAGCAGAAGCTGGTGATGTACTACAGAACGGTAGAGGATATCTAGCACCTGGGGGGTATCAGTTGGTGGCTAGAGGAAATGGAGGAATATTAAGACTTACCAATACTCCCATAACAGTTTTTATGCCATCGGTTAATGTGATGATGGAATCAATGTTAGATGCATTTGGTGGGGAGAATGTAGTAGGAGTTCTCATGACTGGAATGGGAGATGATGGAGTAGAAGCAATGATAAAGATTAGAAATGCTGGTGGAGTAACAATAGCAGAGGATGAGTCAACGGCAGCTGTTTTTGGTATGCCGAGGGAAGCAATTGAAAGAGGTGGTGCTGAAATTGTAGTACCATCTTATAAAATAGCAGATGCAATTATTAAAGCAGTTAATAAATAG